Proteins co-encoded in one Cytophaga hutchinsonii ATCC 33406 genomic window:
- a CDS encoding SRPBCC domain-containing protein, with translation MQPQKNVTNKIAIHATTATVWDALVNPAKTKVYMFGCETVSDWKVGSELLWRGQHEGEDMVFVKGKILAIKPNKLLTYTVIDPFASYPDIPENYLNVTYKLEEQGPDTILTVTQDGFESAADGEKRYQDVNNKGEGWNPILVQIKALVESIQN, from the coding sequence ATGCAACCACAAAAAAACGTAACCAATAAAATCGCTATCCATGCAACTACTGCCACTGTTTGGGATGCATTGGTGAATCCGGCAAAAACAAAAGTATACATGTTCGGGTGTGAAACCGTTTCTGACTGGAAAGTGGGCAGCGAATTATTATGGCGTGGACAGCATGAAGGCGAGGACATGGTTTTTGTTAAAGGAAAAATCCTTGCGATCAAGCCGAACAAGCTTCTTACTTATACCGTGATTGATCCGTTCGCCTCTTACCCCGACATTCCCGAAAATTACCTGAACGTTACCTATAAGTTAGAGGAACAAGGACCGGATACCATTTTAACGGTTACACAGGATGGCTTTGAAAGTGCCGCTGATGGTGAGAAGCGCTACCAGGATGTAAACAACAAGGGCGAAGGTTGGAACCCGATTCTGGTTCAGATTAAAGCACTGGTTGAAAGTATACAAAATTAA
- the bglX gene encoding beta-glucosidase BglX codes for MKHLYFFTGIFFLSVTCVAQTDSIENKIHALVKKMSLDEKIGQTCLKGTSSRSKGLSEELKEQVRKGLVGAILNLTDTALVLQIQRIAVEESPNHIPLLFGRDVIHGYKTIFPIPLGLAASWDSVLVEKTAMIAAQESYSRCINWTFAPMVDICRDARWGRIAESPGEDPYLASVLARAYINGFQGNNPAQPGRILACSKHFAAYGAAEGGRDYNTVSMSRSTLWNMYLKPFHASVQAGAATFMTSFNDLNGVPASGNAYLLKDVLRNQWKFPGFVVSDWNSVTEMITHGYCTDEKDAALKAFSAGLDMEMTSQAYAHHLKTLIAEKKITEQQLDELVKNILRIKLYAGIFENPYFKEKEKFTLLDSAALTLAKKSAVKSFVLLKNHNNTLPLAATKKIAVIGPLAEAPKEQLGTWIFDGDKTNSQTPLAALKKMYGAENIKYVQGLTHSRDESHDDFNAAYKAAKKSDVVLFFAGEEAILSGEAHSRADIRLPGAQERLIRKLHKAGKPIVLVIMAGRPITIEHILPNVSAVVMAWHPGTMAGPALADVLSGKENFSGRLPVTWPKTVGQIPIYYNHTNTGRPADSVSFVGIKDIPIEAWQSSLGNNSHYLDAGYTPQYPFGYGLSYTKFVCTNSSIEKNTLTVKDSLIVTLSVSNAGSRSGIETIQLYVQDVTASLVRPVRELKAFAQVELKAGETKTVRFAVAVSELGFYNNEGIYVIEPGAFNLWVAQDAAGGMKQSFEIK; via the coding sequence ATGAAGCATCTGTATTTTTTCACCGGAATATTTTTTCTTTCTGTTACCTGCGTTGCGCAAACAGACAGCATCGAAAATAAAATTCATGCCTTGGTTAAAAAAATGAGCCTGGACGAGAAGATCGGACAGACATGCCTGAAAGGAACCTCAAGCAGAAGCAAGGGTTTGTCGGAAGAGTTAAAAGAGCAGGTGCGCAAAGGACTGGTTGGCGCTATTCTGAATCTTACGGATACAGCGCTTGTGTTGCAGATTCAGCGGATTGCAGTGGAAGAAAGTCCGAACCACATCCCGTTGTTATTTGGCCGCGATGTGATCCATGGGTATAAAACAATTTTTCCTATTCCCCTTGGCCTGGCGGCAAGCTGGGATTCAGTGCTTGTAGAAAAGACAGCCATGATTGCTGCACAGGAGTCGTATTCAAGATGCATCAACTGGACATTCGCACCCATGGTCGATATCTGCCGTGATGCGCGCTGGGGAAGGATTGCAGAGTCGCCGGGAGAAGATCCGTACCTGGCGTCTGTTCTTGCACGCGCGTACATCAACGGTTTTCAGGGCAACAATCCTGCTCAACCGGGCCGTATTCTTGCGTGTTCCAAACATTTTGCCGCTTACGGTGCTGCCGAAGGCGGGAGAGATTACAATACCGTAAGCATGTCCCGGAGTACCTTGTGGAACATGTATCTGAAGCCATTCCATGCTTCCGTACAGGCAGGAGCTGCTACCTTCATGACTTCCTTCAATGATCTTAACGGTGTTCCTGCTTCAGGTAATGCATATTTATTAAAAGACGTATTGCGGAACCAATGGAAGTTTCCAGGGTTTGTAGTAAGCGACTGGAATTCGGTAACGGAGATGATTACGCACGGATATTGTACCGATGAAAAAGATGCAGCCCTGAAAGCCTTCTCAGCCGGGCTTGATATGGAAATGACGAGTCAGGCATATGCGCATCATTTAAAAACACTTATTGCTGAAAAAAAAATTACGGAACAGCAACTGGATGAACTGGTAAAAAATATTCTGCGGATAAAATTATACGCAGGTATTTTTGAAAATCCATATTTTAAAGAAAAAGAAAAATTTACATTGCTGGATTCAGCAGCACTGACGCTTGCAAAAAAATCGGCCGTTAAAAGTTTTGTACTGTTAAAGAATCACAACAATACCTTGCCGCTTGCAGCAACTAAAAAAATAGCCGTTATTGGTCCGCTGGCCGAAGCACCTAAAGAACAGTTAGGCACCTGGATTTTTGATGGAGACAAGACCAATTCACAAACACCGTTAGCGGCATTGAAAAAAATGTATGGTGCGGAAAATATAAAATATGTACAAGGTTTAACCCATAGCCGCGACGAATCTCATGATGATTTTAACGCTGCTTATAAGGCGGCAAAGAAGTCGGATGTAGTCTTGTTTTTTGCAGGTGAAGAAGCAATTCTTTCGGGCGAGGCACATTCGCGGGCTGATATCCGCTTACCCGGTGCACAGGAAAGATTAATCCGTAAACTACATAAAGCAGGCAAGCCGATTGTGTTGGTTATTATGGCCGGCCGGCCGATTACAATTGAACATATACTGCCCAATGTTTCTGCCGTAGTAATGGCCTGGCATCCCGGTACCATGGCGGGACCCGCGCTTGCAGATGTATTGAGCGGAAAAGAAAATTTCTCCGGAAGGCTTCCTGTTACCTGGCCCAAAACAGTAGGGCAGATTCCCATTTATTATAATCACACAAATACCGGCCGGCCGGCCGATTCCGTTTCGTTTGTTGGTATAAAAGATATTCCGATTGAAGCGTGGCAAAGTTCACTGGGCAACAACTCACATTACCTGGATGCTGGATATACACCGCAATACCCATTCGGATATGGCTTGTCGTACACAAAATTTGTTTGTACAAACAGTTCCATCGAAAAAAATACACTTACAGTTAAAGATAGTTTGATTGTAACACTGTCGGTTTCAAATGCAGGTAGCCGCAGTGGTATAGAAACAATACAGCTATATGTGCAGGATGTAACAGCAAGTCTGGTGAGGCCGGTTAGAGAGTTGAAAGCATTTGCTCAGGTTGAATTAAAGGCTGGAGAAACAAAAACAGTTCGGTTTGCAGTAGCAGTATCGGAGTTGGGTTTTTATAACAATGAAGGCATTTATGTTATTGAACCCGGAGCCTTTAATCTGTGGGTCGCACAAGATGCTGCAGGCGGCATGAAACAATCCTTTGAAATAAAATAA
- a CDS encoding tRNA-binding protein, which produces MSESINNLSWQDFEKVDIRVGTITQAEIFSEAKKPAYKLYIDFGPLGIKKTSAQITVLYSTEELIGKQVVAVVNFPPKQIANIQSECLILGAIGGNKEITLLSLDKGVENGLRIG; this is translated from the coding sequence ATGAGCGAGTCAATAAACAATCTTTCCTGGCAGGACTTTGAAAAAGTAGATATCCGTGTCGGTACAATTACACAGGCAGAAATATTTTCAGAAGCAAAAAAGCCGGCCTACAAACTATACATAGATTTTGGTCCGTTGGGAATTAAAAAAACATCGGCACAAATCACTGTACTTTATTCAACCGAAGAGCTGATTGGTAAACAGGTTGTAGCCGTTGTAAATTTTCCACCAAAACAAATTGCAAACATACAAAGCGAATGCCTGATCCTGGGCGCCATTGGTGGTAATAAAGAAATCACGCTATTATCCCTGGATAAAGGAGTTGAGAATGGATTGAGAATCGGATAA
- a CDS encoding GlxA family transcriptional regulator, with amino-acid sequence MKHVSILVLETAVPAAIVDPRYMFSAINDFLKIAELQPAFSVNLVGLNKEVTLQDGLISIHTDATIKDIKKTDLIIIPALSGNMQEAIKKNSAYLPWITEHYKKGTEVASLCVGAFLLASTGILKGKSCSTHWLFANEFRTMFPDVTLTDDKIITDQNGIYSSGGATSYWNLLLYLVEKYTNREMAIMASKFFLLEMDRNTQSQFVMFKGQKDHDDLPIIKAQEFIEKHFAEKITVDELAEKFGIGRRTFERRFKKATTNTVIEYIQRVKIEAAKKQLESGRKTVNEVMYDVGYTDVKAFRDVFKKVAGMSPVDYRNKYNK; translated from the coding sequence ATGAAACACGTGTCTATTTTAGTTCTTGAAACTGCTGTGCCTGCTGCTATTGTAGATCCGCGGTATATGTTCAGTGCCATAAACGACTTTTTAAAGATTGCTGAGTTGCAACCGGCCTTTTCAGTAAACCTTGTGGGGCTGAATAAAGAAGTAACCCTTCAGGATGGGCTCATTTCTATTCATACAGATGCGACAATAAAAGATATAAAAAAAACAGATCTCATCATTATCCCAGCCTTAAGCGGTAATATGCAGGAGGCAATAAAAAAGAACAGCGCTTACCTGCCATGGATCACAGAGCACTATAAAAAAGGTACAGAAGTTGCGAGCTTATGTGTCGGTGCATTCCTGCTTGCTTCAACGGGTATATTAAAAGGTAAGAGCTGTTCCACGCACTGGTTGTTTGCGAATGAATTCCGGACCATGTTTCCTGACGTTACGCTTACGGATGATAAGATTATCACCGATCAGAATGGCATCTATTCCAGCGGCGGTGCTACCTCATACTGGAACCTGCTGTTATATCTGGTAGAAAAATATACCAACCGCGAAATGGCCATTATGGCATCGAAATTTTTTTTGCTTGAAATGGATCGCAATACGCAGTCGCAGTTTGTCATGTTTAAAGGACAAAAAGATCACGACGACCTGCCGATCATTAAAGCGCAGGAATTTATTGAAAAACATTTTGCAGAAAAAATAACCGTTGACGAACTGGCAGAAAAATTTGGTATAGGGCGCAGAACGTTTGAGCGGCGATTCAAAAAAGCAACCACAAATACAGTTATTGAATACATTCAGCGTGTAAAAATTGAAGCAGCTAAAAAGCAATTGGAATCCGGCCGGAAAACGGTGAACGAAGTGATGTACGACGTTGGCTATACCGATGTGAAAGCGTTTAGAGATGTGTTTAAAAAGGTAGCAGGTATGTCGCCGGTGGATTACAGGAATAAGTATAACAAATAG
- a CDS encoding nuclear transport factor 2 family protein — protein sequence METTHYSIAQHFSSGDFPAVYACFNDIIEWNIIGNQVVKGKADVIDFCNKMLPEMKGAVLTNDNVIQNENQIVIEGKCRYFDAEGKEAFVSYCDIYRFENDTIKTITSYCI from the coding sequence ATGGAAACAACACATTATTCAATAGCCCAACATTTTTCCAGCGGAGATTTTCCGGCAGTTTACGCTTGTTTTAATGATATAATAGAATGGAATATTATTGGAAATCAGGTAGTGAAAGGAAAGGCTGATGTAATTGATTTCTGCAATAAAATGTTACCAGAAATGAAAGGTGCTGTATTAACAAATGATAATGTGATTCAGAATGAAAATCAGATTGTAATTGAAGGGAAATGTCGTTATTTTGATGCGGAAGGAAAAGAAGCGTTCGTAAGTTATTGTGACATTTACCGGTTTGAAAACGATACAATAAAAACAATTACTTCTTATTGCATATAA
- a CDS encoding SRPBCC family protein yields the protein MGNKITVEVTVYAAIEKVWKYWNEPAHIMKWCQASPEWHVPAAQNDLKAGGTFTTTMAAKDGSMSFDFGGVYDQVKTNDLIEYTIGDGRKVRIVFTHTGDTTNIVESFDPEETNPRELQQSGWQAILNSFKSYTENN from the coding sequence ATGGGAAATAAAATAACTGTTGAAGTAACAGTATACGCGGCAATCGAAAAAGTATGGAAATACTGGAACGAACCTGCACACATCATGAAGTGGTGCCAGGCATCGCCGGAATGGCATGTGCCTGCTGCCCAAAATGACTTAAAAGCGGGCGGTACATTTACAACAACAATGGCAGCAAAAGACGGCAGCATGAGTTTTGATTTTGGCGGGGTGTATGATCAGGTAAAAACAAATGATCTGATCGAATATACGATAGGCGATGGAAGAAAAGTACGAATTGTTTTTACGCATACAGGAGATACAACAAACATTGTTGAAAGTTTTGATCCGGAAGAAACCAATCCAAGAGAGCTGCAGCAAAGTGGCTGGCAGGCAATTTTAAATAGTTTTAAATCATATACTGAAAATAATTAA
- a CDS encoding SRPBCC family protein, whose translation MKILKKILIGLAVFIALLLLIAVFIPTTYTVSVSTTIHKPQQEVYDYVKQIKNQENYSIWVMQDTNVVMTYTGTDGTVGFIANWNSKDDNVGEGEQEITKVDGERVDVDLRFKRPFEGQSKAATIVKAVSANETQVTSEFYGHNPYPTNLMCFVGKMFIKDAQTQNMANLKAILEK comes from the coding sequence ATGAAAATTCTTAAGAAAATTTTAATCGGTCTTGCCGTATTCATTGCATTACTATTGCTTATAGCAGTATTTATTCCGACAACCTATACCGTATCTGTATCAACGACTATTCATAAACCGCAGCAGGAAGTATATGACTATGTTAAACAGATTAAAAATCAGGAAAACTACAGCATCTGGGTAATGCAGGATACAAATGTAGTAATGACGTATACAGGTACAGATGGCACGGTTGGCTTTATTGCAAACTGGAATAGCAAAGATGATAATGTTGGGGAAGGCGAACAGGAGATCACGAAAGTTGATGGGGAACGTGTAGATGTGGACCTGCGTTTCAAACGCCCGTTTGAAGGACAATCCAAAGCAGCAACAATTGTGAAAGCAGTCTCTGCGAATGAAACACAGGTAACGAGTGAGTTTTACGGACATAATCCATACCCTACAAACTTAATGTGTTTTGTTGGAAAAATGTTTATCAAAGACGCACAAACGCAGAATATGGCCAACCTGAAAGCCATTCTGGAAAAATAA
- a CDS encoding SRPBCC family protein — protein sequence MLAYIAYSIGGLLAVIVLIALVIKKDYVIVSEVVINKPKDEVFNYIIQLKNQRYYNKWIMADPDVKLSYAGVDATVGFISAWETNNAGKGEQEITAIKNGESCDVELRFEKPFKGVSYYKAVTESVSASQTKVRTTFNTRTEFPMSAMIPFLKIMLTKDMHENARNLKTVIEKQ from the coding sequence ATGTTAGCATACATAGCATACAGTATCGGCGGATTACTGGCAGTTATTGTATTAATCGCACTGGTTATCAAAAAGGATTATGTAATTGTATCTGAAGTTGTAATTAATAAGCCAAAGGATGAAGTTTTTAATTACATTATTCAGCTGAAAAATCAACGGTATTATAACAAATGGATAATGGCTGATCCTGACGTAAAGCTTAGCTATGCGGGTGTTGACGCAACCGTAGGATTTATTTCTGCCTGGGAAACAAATAATGCCGGAAAAGGAGAACAGGAAATTACAGCCATTAAAAACGGAGAAAGCTGTGATGTAGAACTGCGTTTTGAAAAACCATTTAAAGGAGTGAGCTATTATAAAGCAGTAACGGAATCGGTTTCAGCATCACAGACAAAAGTGCGTACCACATTCAATACGCGAACAGAATTTCCAATGAGCGCAATGATTCCCTTTTTGAAAATAATGCTGACAAAGGATATGCATGAAAATGCCAGGAATTTAAAAACTGTTATTGAAAAACAATAA
- a CDS encoding UbiA family prenyltransferase, whose amino-acid sequence MTQLIDKNTLKLLRVPFSLFLMPLFLLALSQSGVYILSVYVLISFFIIHFLVYPSSNGYNSYIDKDEDSIGGLEKPPMPTKKLYYLTLVLDVLALLLAYFLVSPLFALCILMYMLASRAYSSKEIRLKKYPYIGFLVVVFFQGAFTYYTCYAGITGHALELNKPALFLLLAGSFQIAGAYPLTQIYQHQQDLRDGVITISYKLGYAGTFIFTGIMFTITNVCYFIYFNLTGKLNNFYLVQIFFIPIVAYYIYWFVKVLQDTKAANFKHTMYMNLVAAICMNSCFLVLYSIN is encoded by the coding sequence ATGACACAGTTAATTGATAAAAATACCTTAAAATTATTACGGGTACCTTTTTCTCTTTTTTTAATGCCCTTATTTTTATTGGCATTAAGCCAGTCTGGTGTCTATATTTTAAGCGTGTATGTACTTATATCATTCTTTATTATCCACTTTCTGGTTTATCCATCAAGCAATGGGTATAACAGTTATATAGACAAAGATGAAGACAGCATTGGCGGTCTGGAAAAACCTCCTATGCCAACTAAAAAATTATATTATCTCACCCTTGTACTGGATGTACTTGCACTACTGCTGGCATACTTCCTTGTCAGTCCGTTGTTTGCTTTGTGTATACTTATGTATATGCTGGCTTCAAGAGCTTACAGTTCAAAAGAGATCCGGTTAAAAAAGTATCCTTACATTGGTTTTCTGGTAGTAGTTTTTTTTCAAGGCGCATTTACATATTATACCTGCTATGCAGGTATAACCGGCCATGCCTTGGAGCTGAATAAACCTGCGTTGTTTTTGTTGCTGGCTGGTTCCTTCCAGATTGCAGGGGCGTATCCGTTAACGCAGATCTATCAGCATCAACAAGACCTGAGAGATGGTGTTATAACGATAAGCTATAAGCTTGGATATGCCGGAACATTTATTTTTACCGGAATAATGTTTACAATCACAAATGTGTGCTATTTTATCTATTTCAATCTGACAGGAAAATTAAACAATTTCTATCTCGTGCAGATTTTCTTTATTCCCATTGTCGCTTATTATATATATTGGTTCGTAAAAGTTCTTCAGGATACAAAAGCTGCCAATTTTAAACATACCATGTACATGAATCTTGTTGCAGCAATCTGTATGAACAGCTGCTTTCTTGTATTATACAGCATTAATTAA
- a CDS encoding type III polyketide synthase: MSYIAAIETSVPEHMHTQKEFTTFYANSTEDVDVQRKIKIIASKTGIEKRYSVLKDFNAQPEDFEFFPKDASLLPEPGLSKRMEIFNKEALQLSIKTISKIPEFDHIKNTITHLITVTCTGLFAPGLDIQLIQALALKPSINRSSINFMGCNAAILALKQADVICKANGNANVLIVCTELCSIHFQKDYSDDYIISNQLFGDGCAAVLVTADPVAYATDQLVKINEFHSLLLHKGYNDMAWQLSETGFRMNLTTYVSDLINGNIKQMLADINVDANAINFWAVHPGGRKIIDGFCEALRLDKGQLEASYDVLKNYGNMSSPTILFVLKQVLDGNKESAKGKSLLTAAFGPGLSIETLTLVYA; this comes from the coding sequence GTGAGTTATATTGCAGCGATAGAAACGAGTGTGCCGGAGCATATGCATACACAAAAAGAGTTTACAACCTTTTATGCAAATTCCACAGAGGATGTTGACGTTCAGCGGAAGATTAAAATTATTGCTTCTAAAACAGGAATTGAAAAGCGGTATTCGGTGCTAAAGGATTTTAATGCTCAGCCGGAAGATTTTGAATTTTTTCCAAAGGATGCTTCATTACTTCCAGAACCCGGATTGTCAAAACGTATGGAGATCTTTAACAAAGAAGCTCTTCAGCTTTCCATTAAAACAATATCAAAGATTCCGGAATTCGATCATATTAAAAATACAATCACGCACCTGATCACCGTAACGTGTACCGGTTTATTTGCACCGGGTCTGGATATACAGTTGATCCAGGCATTAGCATTGAAGCCGTCCATTAACAGAAGCAGCATTAATTTTATGGGTTGTAATGCCGCCATACTTGCGTTGAAGCAGGCGGATGTTATCTGTAAGGCAAATGGAAATGCAAACGTACTAATTGTATGCACGGAATTATGTTCGATCCATTTTCAAAAAGATTATTCGGATGACTATATTATCTCAAATCAGTTGTTCGGAGATGGTTGTGCTGCTGTACTTGTAACGGCTGATCCGGTAGCATATGCAACGGATCAATTAGTTAAAATAAATGAATTTCACTCCTTGCTTTTACATAAAGGCTATAATGATATGGCCTGGCAGTTATCGGAAACAGGTTTTAGAATGAATTTGACAACGTATGTGTCAGACCTGATCAATGGCAATATTAAACAGATGCTTGCAGACATAAATGTTGATGCGAATGCCATTAATTTTTGGGCCGTACATCCCGGAGGCAGAAAAATTATTGATGGCTTTTGTGAGGCATTGCGATTAGATAAAGGTCAGCTGGAAGCTTCTTATGATGTATTAAAAAATTACGGAAATATGTCTTCCCCGACAATCCTTTTTGTATTGAAACAGGTGCTTGATGGAAACAAAGAATCTGCAAAAGGCAAATCCCTATTGACAGCTGCGTTTGGGCCAGGATTGAGTATAGAAACGCTTACGCTGGTATATGCTTAA
- a CDS encoding methyltransferase domain-containing protein, with the protein MLKFRSHTKELLDGDAIPEKDLFQNLKELDTINKLLGGYKISLSAIDELIKNAAAYKLVDIGCGGGDTLKYMYHWAKRTDKNLSLVGIDIKPVCIEYAKTNTADLPIQYICDDYKQAFNHIEKIDFIHACLFCHHLSEEQLVELIQFALINKTTLVVNDLERNPIAYYSIKWLTAIFSHSYLVKNDAPLSVARGFKKKEWEALLKKAGAATYSVKNKWAFRHQVIVYGNQ; encoded by the coding sequence ATGCTTAAATTCAGGAGTCATACAAAAGAATTACTGGATGGAGACGCAATTCCTGAAAAGGATTTGTTTCAAAATCTGAAAGAATTAGACACTATAAATAAATTGCTTGGCGGATATAAGATCAGCTTGTCTGCCATTGATGAACTGATTAAAAATGCTGCTGCATATAAGCTTGTAGATATAGGCTGTGGCGGAGGTGATACATTAAAATATATGTATCACTGGGCCAAAAGAACGGATAAAAATCTTTCATTGGTTGGCATTGATATTAAACCGGTTTGTATTGAATATGCAAAAACAAATACAGCTGATTTGCCTATTCAGTATATCTGCGATGATTATAAACAGGCGTTTAATCATATTGAAAAAATTGATTTTATTCACGCGTGTTTATTTTGTCATCACCTTTCAGAAGAACAACTTGTAGAACTGATTCAGTTTGCTTTAATAAATAAAACAACATTGGTTGTGAATGATCTTGAACGCAATCCGATCGCATATTATTCCATCAAATGGCTGACAGCAATTTTTTCTCATTCGTATCTGGTGAAAAATGATGCGCCGCTTTCTGTTGCACGCGGATTTAAAAAGAAAGAATGGGAAGCGCTTCTGAAAAAGGCAGGAGCTGCAACGTATTCGGTTAAAAATAAATGGGCATTCCGCCATCAGGTGATTGTTTATGGAAATCAATAA
- a CDS encoding NAD(P)/FAD-dependent oxidoreductase: MEINNKPYKCAVIGGGVAGLSLAIQLADHGLDVIVFEKNTYPFHKVCGEYISMESWNFLLSLGLPLTEMHLPHIKQLGISSEKGFMLQAPLALGGFGISRFTLDQQLYFLAKAKGVRVIENCRVTHVTNDADQITCITTSAGIFTAEIVCGSYGKYTPAFAKNETNSKKEVINYIGVKYHIKTDFPNNKIELHNFEGGYCGISKVENNTYCLCYLSASDQLKQADNDIKILEETILFRNKYLKQIFTESKFLFQQPVVTSNVTFHKKNTYVNGIFLVGDAAGSITPLCGNGMSMGLRGSFILAQLLISFYKTNSRKKPLIAAYQHEWNKQFNTRIQTGYYLQHLFGKKNTTHLVLKTLDKLPGLTQKIIGLTHGKPF, encoded by the coding sequence ATGGAAATCAATAACAAACCCTATAAATGTGCTGTTATCGGAGGCGGTGTTGCAGGTCTAAGCCTTGCTATTCAGCTTGCGGACCATGGTCTGGATGTTATTGTATTTGAAAAGAATACGTATCCGTTTCATAAAGTCTGCGGCGAATATATTTCAATGGAAAGCTGGAATTTTTTGCTTTCATTGGGTTTGCCGCTGACAGAAATGCATCTTCCGCATATAAAACAACTAGGTATTTCTTCTGAAAAAGGCTTTATGCTTCAGGCACCGTTAGCATTGGGCGGCTTTGGAATAAGCCGTTTTACACTGGATCAGCAATTGTATTTTTTAGCAAAGGCAAAGGGCGTCCGGGTTATTGAAAATTGCAGAGTAACACATGTTACAAACGATGCTGATCAGATAACATGCATCACAACATCTGCCGGAATATTTACTGCAGAAATTGTTTGCGGCAGTTATGGAAAATATACACCCGCGTTTGCCAAAAATGAAACCAATTCAAAAAAGGAAGTTATAAATTACATAGGCGTTAAATATCATATTAAAACTGATTTCCCAAATAATAAAATTGAATTGCATAATTTTGAAGGCGGTTACTGCGGTATTTCAAAAGTTGAAAACAATACATATTGTTTGTGTTATTTATCTGCTTCAGATCAATTGAAGCAGGCAGATAATGATATAAAAATCCTGGAAGAAACTATATTGTTTCGGAATAAATACCTGAAACAAATTTTTACGGAATCGAAATTTTTGTTTCAGCAGCCTGTTGTTACCAGCAATGTTACCTTTCATAAAAAAAATACATATGTAAACGGCATTTTCTTAGTAGGTGATGCTGCCGGTTCGATAACACCGCTCTGCGGAAACGGCATGAGCATGGGCTTACGCGGATCATTTATTCTGGCGCAACTGTTGATTTCCTTTTATAAAACAAACAGCCGTAAAAAACCGCTGATTGCCGCATATCAGCATGAATGGAATAAACAGTTTAATACACGCATACAAACAGGATATTATCTTCAACACCTGTTTGGCAAAAAAAACACAACACATCTTGTTTTGAAAACACTGGATAAACTTCCGGGGCTTACTCAAAAAATTATTGGACTTACGCACGGGAAACCGTTTTGA
- a CDS encoding helix-turn-helix domain-containing protein, with translation MAGFSVYIPCDALKPFVKSLAISENEHEQVYKVIPDTALVLGFQYKGKLAYLDGSNELPLARSGVSGLSDHYKIFKNSAGIGTVLVFFTETGAAHFFKQPLHELFRESISLDNFMFQSELLILEAQLGESKTDLERISVVERFLLSKIRSIEPDKLVLAALALIHKSKGMIRITELMAQLHISQSPLEKRFRQAVGASPKKFSSIVRLKHAIQQQTHSNSLTELSYELGFYDQAHFIKEFKKFTGDTPEIFFSSQNS, from the coding sequence ATGGCTGGATTTTCAGTATACATACCTTGTGATGCATTAAAGCCATTTGTTAAAAGTCTGGCTATTTCAGAAAATGAACACGAACAGGTTTATAAAGTAATTCCGGATACAGCCCTTGTTTTAGGTTTTCAATACAAAGGAAAACTGGCGTATCTAGATGGGTCAAATGAATTGCCGCTGGCACGTTCGGGTGTAAGCGGACTGAGTGATCACTATAAAATATTTAAAAACTCGGCGGGTATTGGTACCGTGCTGGTTTTCTTTACAGAAACCGGAGCAGCGCATTTTTTCAAACAGCCGTTGCATGAATTATTCAGGGAAAGTATTTCACTGGATAACTTTATGTTTCAATCCGAATTGTTGATTCTGGAAGCACAGCTGGGTGAATCGAAAACAGACCTTGAGCGGATCTCCGTTGTAGAACGGTTTTTACTTTCAAAAATCCGTAGTATTGAACCGGATAAACTAGTATTGGCAGCCCTTGCACTTATTCATAAAAGCAAAGGCATGATCCGTATCACAGAATTGATGGCGCAGTTACACATCAGTCAAAGCCCGTTGGAAAAGAGATTCAGGCAGGCAGTAGGCGCATCACCTAAAAAGTTTTCTTCCATTGTGCGGCTAAAACATGCTATTCAGCAGCAGACGCATTCAAACTCCCTTACTGAATTAAGTTACGAACTGGGCTTTTACGATCAGGCACATTTTATCAAAGAGTTCAAAAAATTTACCGGAGATACACCAGAGATTTTTTTTTCTTCTCAAAATTCGTAA